The Streptomyces nigra genome includes the window TCGGGCAGGCGGTAACGCAGCGGAAGCCAGTTGGGGACGTTGACCATGTCCTCGTTCTCCACGGTGCGGCCGGCGACCTCCGAGGTGAGGCGGTTGTAGATGCCGGCCACATAGGTCCCCGGGTAGTGGACGTCGTCGGCGTCGCACTCGGGGAGCGCGCCCCGGGTGGCGAAGTAGCCGTTGCCGAGCGTGCACAGGGACTCCCGCAGCCGCTCGTCGGCGGCCTTGTAGCCCTCGTACTCCCAGCTCCAGCCGTCCGCCCCGGCGTCCGTGCCCACGTCCGTCACTTCGGCTCTCCTCCCGCACAGAGTTCCCCGAGGTCGCGTACGACGATGTCGGCGCCGTGCCGCAGCAGGCGCGCGGCGGTGCCCTCGCCGGCCGCCCGGTCCACGCCCACGACGAGGGCGAAGCCGCCGCGCCGCCCCGCCTCCACCCCGGCCAGGGCGTCCTCGACGACGGCGGCCCGTCCGGCGGGCACGCCGAGCCGGGCGGCCGCCTCCAGGAACAGGTCGGGCTCCGGCTTGCCGGCGAGGCCCAGCCGGGCCGCCTCGCCGCCGTCCACGAGGGCGTCGAACAGGTCGAGCACACCGGCGCGGCTCAGCAGTTCCCCGGCGTGCCGGGACGCGGAGGCGGCGGCCCGGGGCACGCCCGCCGCCCGCAGCTCCCGCACCAGCCGTACGGTCCCCGGGTAGGCGTCGACGCCCCGTTCGCGGAGCCGGTCGGTGAACAGGCGTTCCTTGACCGCCGCGACCTCCTGGACGGTCTCGGGGGTGGCGTCGACGCCGCGTGCGGCGAGGAAGGCGGCCGCCCCGTCGAGCCGGGGCCTGCCGTCCACGTGCCGCAGATAGTCGTCCCGTACGTCGAACGGGCGGCGTGCGGCGGGGTCGGCGGGCGGGTGTGCGCGCAGGTAGGCGTCGAAGGCCTCCTTCCATGCGGCGGCGTGCACGGTGGCGGACTCGGTGATCACCCCGTCGGTGTCGAAGACGACGGCGTCGACGTCCCGCAGGACGGGGGCGAGAGACCCCTCGGGGGCGGTCATGGTCGCCGTCCCGGACGGGTGAGGGACGGAGCCGGACGGGTGAACGCGGGACGCGGTGCCGGTGGGCCGTCCCGGTGGTGCCCTGCCGGCCCGGCGGCGCGGATCCTGAGGCCCACGGCCTGCTCACCTCCCTGTCACGGCGGTCCCGCGCTCCGGCGGGATCCGCTCATGGGTACCCGCCGAGCCTGTCCCGTCACCGGAGTGCCGCCTATGGGCCGAAAGTCCCGGGCGGCCGGCGTGGGCGACCGGCGTGGGCGGTCAGAGCAGGGACGGGCCGCCGCCCAGCTCGGGGTAGAGCGCCCCGGCGCCCTGGGACAGCGCCCTCTGGACCCGTCGGCTGACGTCGTCGGCGGCCACCTCGAGCAGCCCCGCCTCGACCCCCTCCAGGGTGGTCCGGGCCACCACCGCGGGGTCGGCCTTCGGTCCCGGGACGGCCGCCGCCATCTCCGTGGCGAGGTAGCTGACGTGCAGGGCGGTGACCTGCGTCCCCTGGCCCGCGAGGGCGAGCCGCAACGCGTTGGTCACCGACCACTCGGCGGACTTGGCCGCGGCGTACCCGGCGCTGGGGACGATCGACACCCAGGACAGGACGGACAGCACGTTGACGAGGGCGCCCCCGCCGTTGCGGCCGAGGATCGGGGCGAAGGCCCGGCTCATGGCGAGGGTGCCGAGCACATGGGTCTCGAACTCCGTGCGGAAGGAGTCCAGTTCGGAGGTGAGGATGTGCGCCCGGGTCGTGGAGCCGGCGTTGTTGATCAGAAGAGTGACGTCCTCGGCGAGATCGGCCGCGGCGAGGACGGACGCGTGGTCGGTGATGTCCACGGCGACCGGTTCGGCCTCCGGCACGGTGACCTTCGCGGGATCACGCGCTCCGGCGTAGACCTTGGCGGCCCCGGCGTCGAACAGGGCCCGGACGAACTGCTCCCCGAGCCCGCGGTTGGCGCCGGTGACGAACGCGACGGAGCCTTCCACCTTCATGCGCGTACCTTCCCGGCCGGGTGCTCCCGGGGGCCGGCGACCGGTCGGTGACGAGGCGGTCCGGCGGCCCGCGGCGGTCCCTACGAAGCTATATCGCCCGACCGGCCGCCACCACTTGACGCGGAAGGCCCCGCCCCGCGGCCCCGTGCCCGGCCGCCGGACGCGCGGCGGCGGGCACGGGGACCGCGCCGGTCACCAGGCGCTCGCGCCGCCGTCGACGGGGTAGTTTGCGCCGGTGATGTAGCCCGCCCGGTCCGAGGCGAGGAACGCGGCGAGTTCGACGATCTCCTCGGGGCGGGCGAAGCGCTTGAGGAGCGTCTTGCTGGTGATCGCGTCCCTGGCCGCCTGGTTGTCGCCGAGGTCACGGTCGCTGGCCGGGGTCAGCACCGGTCCTGGGCTGATCGCCACCGCGCGGATGCCGTGCGGGGCGCCCTCCAGCGCGAGTTGCCGCGTCATGCCGATGACGCCGGCGTTGGCGGCCGTGTGGGCGACCATCGGAGGGGTGGCACCGGCGATCAGCCCGGCCTCGGAGGCGATGTTGATGATGACCCCGCCGCCGCGTCGGACCAGGTGCGGCCAGGTGTACTTCGACACGAGGAAGGGGATGTCGAGTTCGCCGGCGACGGTGGCGTGCCAGTCCTCCATCGAGAAGTCCGGCATCGGGCCGAAGCGCTGCATCGCCGCGTTGTTGTAGACCACGTCGAGGCCGCCGTACGCCGCGGCGGCCTCGTCGGCCAGCCGTCGTACCGCGTCGGGGTCGGTGAGGTCGATCGGGGCGACGCTCGTCATCTCGCCGCCCGCGCGGCGGACGAGGTCGACGGTCTCCGCGTCGGCCTCGGCCTGGATGTCGGTACCGACGATCCGGGCGCCCTCGCGGGCGAAGACGAGCGCCGCGACGCGGCCCATGCCGCCGGCGGTGCCGGTGATGAGCGCCACCTTGCCATCGAGTGTTCCCATGGCACTGCTCCTGAGTGTGAGGTGCGTGGCGCGGGTGTGTGCCACGCGATGGGGACGGAGGCCCCGTCGGCCGGGGCGTCCCGGCGGGGGTGTGCCCTCCCGCCTTATTTGCTTGACACGTCAAGCACCTGCTGCAACCACACCCGCGACCGATCCATTCCCGGATTCAGGCGGCCTCGCCGGACGCGCGCGCTTTCGTCACCGCCCGGCCGAGTTCCGTCTGCGGGAACCGGTCCAGCATGGCGCGCAGTTCAGCGGCGTCGACGTACGCGCCGAAGGACTCGGTGCCCGGC containing:
- a CDS encoding HAD family hydrolase, which gives rise to MTAPEGSLAPVLRDVDAVVFDTDGVITESATVHAAAWKEAFDAYLRAHPPADPAARRPFDVRDDYLRHVDGRPRLDGAAAFLAARGVDATPETVQEVAAVKERLFTDRLRERGVDAYPGTVRLVRELRAAGVPRAAASASRHAGELLSRAGVLDLFDALVDGGEAARLGLAGKPEPDLFLEAAARLGVPAGRAAVVEDALAGVEAGRRGGFALVVGVDRAAGEGTAARLLRHGADIVVRDLGELCAGGEPK
- a CDS encoding SDR family oxidoreductase gives rise to the protein MKVEGSVAFVTGANRGLGEQFVRALFDAGAAKVYAGARDPAKVTVPEAEPVAVDITDHASVLAAADLAEDVTLLINNAGSTTRAHILTSELDSFRTEFETHVLGTLAMSRAFAPILGRNGGGALVNVLSVLSWVSIVPSAGYAAAKSAEWSVTNALRLALAGQGTQVTALHVSYLATEMAAAVPGPKADPAVVARTTLEGVEAGLLEVAADDVSRRVQRALSQGAGALYPELGGGPSLL
- a CDS encoding SDR family NAD(P)-dependent oxidoreductase; protein product: MGTLDGKVALITGTAGGMGRVAALVFAREGARIVGTDIQAEADAETVDLVRRAGGEMTSVAPIDLTDPDAVRRLADEAAAAYGGLDVVYNNAAMQRFGPMPDFSMEDWHATVAGELDIPFLVSKYTWPHLVRRGGGVIINIASEAGLIAGATPPMVAHTAANAGVIGMTRQLALEGAPHGIRAVAISPGPVLTPASDRDLGDNQAARDAITSKTLLKRFARPEEIVELAAFLASDRAGYITGANYPVDGGASAW